The region GGGTTTGTACCCAATTATTTTGGTAATGTTAGAATAAAAAATCCCACTATTGGGTATAGGGGATTTTTTATTCAATATTTTTTTAAACCAATTCATGGTTTAGCTTTCTAATTTTTTTACCAACACACAAGCGTTGTGACCACCAAATCCAAAAGTGTTGCTCATTAATACTTTTACATCACGTTTTTGTGCTTTGTTAAACGTAAAATTAAGCTTAGGATCAATGTTTTCATCATCGGTAAAATGATTGATTGTAGGTGGAATTATACCGTGTTTTAAAGCTAAAATACACGAAATAGCTTCAACAGCACCTGTAGCACCAAGTAAATGCCCGGTCATAGATTTTGTTGAATTTAAATTCATAGTGTATGCGTGTTCGCCAAAAACTTCTAATATAGCTTTTGATTCTGCAATATCGCCTAATGGTGTAGATGTTCCGTGCATGTTTACGCCATCTACATCGGTAGGTTTTAAACCAGCATCGCGTAAACAGTTTAACATTACATTTTTGGCACCTAAACCTTCAGGATGTGGAGCTGTAATGTGGTGTGCATCTGCAGACATTCCACCGCCGCCAACTTCACAATAAATATGGGCACCACGTGCAACTGCATGCTCGTATTCTTCTAAAACCAAAGCACCTGCTCCTTCGCCTAAAACAAAACCATCGCGACCTTTATCCATTGGTCGTGATGCAGTTGTAGGATCGTCGTTGCGTGTAGATAAAGCGTGCATAGCGTTAAAACCGCCAATTCCGGCAATTGTAACTGCAGCTTCAGATCCACCCGTAACAATAACATCGGCCATACCTAAACGAATGTAATTAAATGCATCTATAATTGCATTTGTTGATGATGCACAAGCAGAAACGGTAGTGAAATTTGGTCCACGTAATCCGTATTTCATTGAAATTAATCCACCAGCGATATCGGCAATCATTTTAGGAATAAAAAACGGGTTAAATTTAGGTACACCGTTTCCTTGGTTAAAGTTTGTAACTTCGTCTTGAAAAGTTTGTAAACCACCAATGCCAGAACCCCAAATAACACCTGCGCGATCTAAATTTAAAGTTTCAAAATTAAATTTAGCATCTTCCATAGCTTCGGTTGCAGTAACCATAGCATATTGGGTGTATTTGTCCATTTTGCGTGCTTCTTTCTTGTCGATAAATTCTTCAACATTAAAGCCTTTAACTTCACAAGCAAACTGTGTTTTAAAGTTAGAAGCGTCAAAATAGGTAATTGGCGCTGCGCCGCTTACTCCGTTAATAAGCCCGTTCCAAAAAGCTGAAACGTTATTTCCAATAGGAGTTAGGGCACCTAAACCAGTAACAACAACTCGCTTCAAATTCATATACGTATATTTTTAATTAAAAAAATAAAACCCAAGTTTCAAGACAAAAGAAACATTGGGTTGCTATAATTTTATAGATTTTAAATCTAAAATTAATCTTAACTTAAAAAAGGTAAATAATAACACCTGCGTAATATTGCTATTGCGCAGGCATATTAGTTATTATTTTTTAGCCTCTTCGATGTAAGAGATAGCTTGACCAACAGTAGCAATGTTTTCAGCTTGATCGTCTGGGATTTGAATGTCAAATTCTTTTTCAAACTCCATGATTAGCTCAACAGTGTCTAATGAATCAGCTCCTAAATCGTTTGTGAAGCTTGCTTCTAATACAACTTCGTTTTCGTCAACTCCTAATTTGTCAACGATAATTGCTTTTACTCTTGATGCAATGTCTGACATAATCTTTTCTATTTTTTAAGTTTAATTGATGTGGCAAAAATATAAAACTTTTATTTAATACCACATTTTTAATTGTTTTTGTAACTGCGAATTTAAAAAAAATAATTTTAATTGAATATTTTTTTCGAATTTTGTGCGAATTAATTTCAATATTCAATTTTAAAATTAAACAAAACAAAAGGGTAATCGTATGAAAAACATTGTGTTAATGGCATCTGGGTCGGGTAGTAATGCCGAAAATATTATTCGTTTTTTTAACAAAAACAATATATCGTGTAATTTTCATATCATTACTAATAAAAAAGATGCTTTTGTGTTAGAACGTGCAAAAAACCTAAATGTTCCGGCTGAAGTTATTTCCAAAAAGCAAAACGATGAGGGTGTTTTGTTTGATAGAATTAAAGATATAAACCCCGATTTAATTGTTTTAGCAGGTTATTTGTTGTTGTTTCCTGCACAAATAGTAAAAATGTTTCCCAATAAAATAATAAATATTCACCCAGCGTTATTGCCAAAATTTGGTGGTAAAGGTATGTACGGTAATTTTGTACACGAAGCAGTTGTTACTAATAACGAAATCGAAACGGGCATAACTATCCATTACGTAAGTGAAGAGTACGATGAAGGCGCTGTTATTTTTCAGGCAAAAACAGATGTTACTGCAACGGATACCCCATTAGATGTTGCTGCAAAAGTACATGAATTAGAGTATGAGCATTTTCCGAAAGTAATTGCGAAGCTATTAAATTATTAAAGCGATGTTCCAACGCCAATAAGTATTTCACTTATAAAACCTTCGGCATCTTCGCGATTTAACAAACGGCGAATGCATTTTTCGCTTAACCACAGTTTAATAACATCGGTTAGAATATTTTCAGGATCTTCAAAAATTATACAATCGGCTTTGGTGCGTACCTTAGCCGTTTTTTTGCTTTCAACTTCGGTAATTTCTAAGCGATTGAATAAAGGTTTCGAAAATTTGTAGTGTTTTTCTAAATTCAGATTGTTTTTATCGTAACTGCCAATTTCAAATGATAACGAATCATCAACAGCAAAAACAACACCATCTTCAAAAGCGTAGTAATCGTTTATAATACGTTTGTTTTTTAAATCAATATCGGTATGGTTGTAATCGTGGCTGTCCCAAAGGCGTGCAAGGGTATCGTTTGGTATATCAAAGTAAATAGTATCGTTTTGTAAATATTGTGCGTTTGCAAAACAAGCTGTTAAAAACATTATAAAGCCAAAAACATTTTTCATAAGATAAATTTTATCAAAACTACCAAAAAAAATGCCAAAATAGAATTGTATTTTTGCAGAAATAAAACTACATGCAACCCGAAATTCTTTTATATACCGATGGATCATCACGCGGAAACCCAGGACCGGGAGGCTATGGTGTGATACTTCATTTAAACAACACCAAACATTTTAAAGAACTTTCTAAAGGGTATCGCAAAACAACTAATAATCGTATGGAATTGTTGGCGGTAATTGTAGGTTTAGAAGCTTTAACAAAAGATAA is a window of Myroides sp. JBRI-B21084 DNA encoding:
- a CDS encoding acyl carrier protein; protein product: MSDIASRVKAIIVDKLGVDENEVVLEASFTNDLGADSLDTVELIMEFEKEFDIQIPDDQAENIATVGQAISYIEEAKK
- the purN gene encoding phosphoribosylglycinamide formyltransferase, whose protein sequence is MKNIVLMASGSGSNAENIIRFFNKNNISCNFHIITNKKDAFVLERAKNLNVPAEVISKKQNDEGVLFDRIKDINPDLIVLAGYLLLFPAQIVKMFPNKIINIHPALLPKFGGKGMYGNFVHEAVVTNNEIETGITIHYVSEEYDEGAVIFQAKTDVTATDTPLDVAAKVHELEYEHFPKVIAKLLNY
- the fabF gene encoding beta-ketoacyl-ACP synthase II gives rise to the protein MNLKRVVVTGLGALTPIGNNVSAFWNGLINGVSGAAPITYFDASNFKTQFACEVKGFNVEEFIDKKEARKMDKYTQYAMVTATEAMEDAKFNFETLNLDRAGVIWGSGIGGLQTFQDEVTNFNQGNGVPKFNPFFIPKMIADIAGGLISMKYGLRGPNFTTVSACASSTNAIIDAFNYIRLGMADVIVTGGSEAAVTIAGIGGFNAMHALSTRNDDPTTASRPMDKGRDGFVLGEGAGALVLEEYEHAVARGAHIYCEVGGGGMSADAHHITAPHPEGLGAKNVMLNCLRDAGLKPTDVDGVNMHGTSTPLGDIAESKAILEVFGEHAYTMNLNSTKSMTGHLLGATGAVEAISCILALKHGIIPPTINHFTDDENIDPKLNFTFNKAQKRDVKVLMSNTFGFGGHNACVLVKKLES